Proteins encoded within one genomic window of Theobroma cacao cultivar B97-61/B2 chromosome 7, Criollo_cocoa_genome_V2, whole genome shotgun sequence:
- the LOC108662788 gene encoding uncharacterized protein LOC108662788: MEEMNRKWRLQCLYGKTWKAKEYAKSLVFSLPEESFQLFPSYFHILELENPGTVTCVTTDREQQFKYCFWAFGSCIQGFSVVIRPVVAINVTHLKGKFKGILFVAVCKDANEQIYPFAFGIGHVEDEESWSWFLNQLRRVISCPKNAMFISDQHLGIKNAVEKVFKDAHHGLCNYHLGKNVKNRFKREDVAAIFTMAANCYWVADFHKHMNQLKQLCKPAYDSLMRLGPERWARARSPVR, encoded by the coding sequence atggaagagatgaATCGCAAGTGGAGATTGCAATGCCTATATGGTAAGACCTGGAAAGCAAAGGAGTATGCGAAAAGTCTTGTGTTCAGTCTGCCGGAAGAGTCATTCCAACTCTTCCCCTCGTATTTCCATATTTTGGAACTTGAAAATCCCGGTACTGTCACGTGTGTCACTACTGATAGGGAACAacaattcaaatattgtttctggGCGTTCGGGTCATGTATTCAGGGGTTCAGTGTTGTAATACGGCCTGTAGTCGCTATCAATGTCACACATCTGAAAGGAAAATTCAAGGGTATTCTATTTGTGGCGGTATGCAAAGATGCAAATGAGCAGATATATCCATTTGCATTTGGCATTGGCCACGTCGAAGACGAAGAGTCTTGGTCGTGGTTTCTTAACCAATTGCGTCGTGTGATTAGTTGTCCTAAAAATGCAATGTTCATTTCTGATCAGCATCTTGGCATTAAGAATGCAGTTGAGAAAGTGTTCAAGGACGCTCATCATGGTCTATGCAATTACCACTTAGGGAAAAACGTTAAAAACAGGTTCAAGCGCGAAGATGTTGCAGCAATTTTCACCATGGCCGCCAACTGCTATTGGGTTGCCGATTTTCACAAACATATGAATCAGCTGAAACAACTTTGCAAACCTGCTTATGACAGCCTTATGAGATTAGGCCCTGAGAGATGGGCACGTGCACGGTCACCAGTAAGGTGA
- the LOC18594764 gene encoding rhodanese-like domain-containing protein 19, mitochondrial → MDAPKSCRPEDIATVNVHAAKDLLGSSHCYLDVRTPAESCKSHITNASNVPYMFITQEGRVKNLEFLTQVSSLLKKDDLIVVGCNSGGRFLGACVDLLNAGYEDVSNMEGGYSGWVDSGLVGHGKPTEELKNFCKFRP, encoded by the exons ATGGATGCCCCCAAGAG CTGTAGGCCTGAAGATATTGCCACTGTCAACGTACATGCTGCAAAAGATTTGCTTGGATCAAGCCACTGCTATTTGGATGTAAG GACACCCGCAGAATCCTGTAAAAGTCATATCACCAATGCCTCAAATGTTCCTTACATGTTCATCACCCAAGA AGGAAGAGTGAAAAACCTTGAGTTCCTAACCCAGGTCTCTTCTCTCTTGAAGAAGGATGATCTCATAGTTGTG GGATGCAACAGTGGAGGAAGATTTCTTGGTGCCTGTGTTGATCTTCTCAATGCA GGCTATGAGGATGTGAGTAACATGGAAGGGGGCTATTCAGGTTGGGTGGATAGTGGACTCGTTGGCCATGGAAAACCAACAGAAGAGCTCAAAAATTTTTGCAAATTTCGCCCTTGA